The sequence GTGTTGCTGGAAATGGAAATAATGCAACACCTGTTATCATACCGAAGAAAACAGCTCAAGAACTCTTGCGTATCGTGAATGAAGAAGGTGAATCCAATGCTATAGAACTCTATTTTCATGAGAATCAACTCCTCGCGGTTCGCGGAAATATCCGACTCTCTTCTCGTCTCCTCTCGGGAAAATTCCCAGAATACGATGGATTTTTTCCAAAAGAACATAGCACAAAAACAACACTTCTCAGAAATGACCTCACAACCAGCCTCAAGCAAGCCAATCTCGTAGCACGTGAGAATAACTACAATACTCGAATCCGATCCAAACATGAAGGCGTCGTCGAAATCTCTACGGGAGACACGGAAGTTGGTGCATCGAGCATTTCCCTCACGGGTTCCGTCGAATGACACGAGGAAATCATCGGTATCAATGCACAATATCTTCTCGAAGTCCTCTCGGTCATGAAGGAAGACTATATCAGCTTCGAATACAAGTCTGCACTCTCCCCTATCGTCATCAAATGAGTTCCAGCTGAAGATGGAAAATACAGCTACCGACACCTCATCATGCCACTCAAAATATAATCATATTCACTCATACGTATAAATTACCCGAAAGATTATGCTCTCCCTCCTCAATACCCTCGAAAAACGTGTCATCGATAACCTTTCTCAGATAGATTCTGAGGAATCTCTTGTAGAATACAAAAATACGATTCTCGGAAAAACGGGCGAACTCACTGTCATCCTCAAAGGACTCAAAGACCTCTCCAATGAAGAAAAAGCAACTGTCGGGAAACGTGCGAACGAGATTCGTGATTCCCTCTCAGGAGCCATAGAAAATCGGAAGAATGTGATAAAACGTACAGAAATAGAATCAAAACTGCGCGAAGAATGGGAAGATATGACTATTCCCCTCACTCCAGAAAATGGTAGTCTTCATCCGATTACTCAGGTTCGCATGGATGTTGAGGATACATTTAGGCGTATGGGTTTCGATATTTATGAATCAACCGAAGTGACGACAGAATACCTGAACTTCGATGCGGTGAATGTTGCCAAGAATCATCCAGCTCGTGATATGCAAGACACATTCTGGCTCGAATGAGATGGAAATGTTCTTGCTACTCAGACTTCTTGCATGCAGAATCTTCTTCTCAAGAACCAGGAACCACCAATTCGAGTGATTATTCCTGGTCGTGTATTTCGCAATGAAGATGTCGATGCCACTCACGAGAATACATTCTACCAAGTAGAAGGAATTGTGGTAGATAAAAATATTGGAATGGGACACCTGAAGTTCACTATCAAAACCATGCTGTCTGATCTTTTCGGAAAAGAAGTCACGATTCGTATGCGTCCTGGATATTTTCCATTCGTAGAACCAGGAGTTGAGGTAGACTTCTCTTGTCCATTCTGCGATGGAGAAGGATGTCGAATCTGCAAGAAATCAGGTTGGATTGAATTCATGGGAGCAGGACTCATTCATCCGAATGTTATCCGCGAAGGAGGACTTGACCCAGAGATTTATTCAGGATTTGCCTTCGGTTTCGGACTCAATCGCCTTGTGATGATCAAGTATGGGATTCCTGATATGCGTTACTTCCAGAATCCAGATATCCGATTTCTCCGACAATTTTAGAGAAACGGTTAAATATTTGCACATTTCCAAGAAGTCTGCTATACTCATGGCAGACTTTTATTATGTTCCAAAGAAATACTTACATCGACAAGTTCAAGGAAATCCTCCTCACCAGTGAGAAACAATATATCGTTCTTGTGGGTGATTATGGAGTTGGGAAGACACATCTCCTCAATACACTCAAAGAAGATGGAACACTGAGTGATTCTGAGACGCTTTTTCTTGATCCATTCGATACAGAACTCCAAGAAAAACTCTGAGTCAAAGAAGAATCTATCAGCACTATTATTCTAGATAGTGAACATTGAGTTGATATTGATTATATTCGTACATTTATAGAATCATATCAGACTGATTGTAGAGTTATTTTTACGGCTGAACAAAAAATCGATGATGAACGCGTAGAAGATTTTCTACTCCCATTCGTGAGTTTCCGTGAATATAGCGAAACCATGGGGGCTCCTATAAACATGGGGGAGATCATGAATGGGGCAGCTGATATTCATGCGGTCAATACAGCAAAAGATGAATATATCCATCTCGGACATCTTCCTCGACATATTGGAAATCCAGAAACTATCTCTTCTGATTTTTTCGAAATATGTACAGATATGAAATCAGAAATGTACGATAAAGAATATGAACAATTCATAGAATTCTTTCGTGCACTGGCTATGGAGACAGGAAACTGCTTCAAGGCTGACAAACTCGCGAAACTTCTCGGCATCACACGACGGAAAGTAAATAAATACATGGAGATTCTCCTGAAAAAAAATGTCATAAAACCAGTTGGAGCTTGGGTACAAGACATGGAGACGGAGACTTCACGCCATGTGAAGATATACTTCAGTGATCTTTCTATATATCGTTCTCTCCTCTCTGATATGTACTATCAGGGAGCTATGAAGATGGGGGCAATCGAGAACTTCATCTACCTCGAGATCGAACGCAAGCTCCACGATTCTCATGACATATACTACTATCGCAAGAAGTCAGGATCAGAAGTTACCTTCATCCTCGAAGACAAGATGACAAAGAAAGTTACTCCGATTGAAGTAGTCAGTCGAGATTCATCTGCCATTTCTCAAGCAATGAAATCATTCGACTCTGAATATCATGACCGTGTCGAACGATATATGATCATGAATGAATCTCTCACGGAACGTAAAGAGCTCTCCTGAATTCCAGTATTTATCCTGCCACACGCAGCTATCTAATCCACCAGAATCGGTGGATTTTTCTTTACAAAAACCATGAAATCAATAAAGTTTCTGAAATATTTTTGTCATATGAAAGCCATCATACTCGCTGCTGGGAAATGAACTCGACTCAAGCCCATCACTGATACTATCCCAAAAGTTATGGTACAAGTCGAAGGAAAACCTCTTCTAGAATATAATCTGGAACATCTTGTGCCATATGTTGATGAATTTGTTATTGTTGTGAAATACAAAAAAGAAGTCATAGAAAATTATTTCTGAAATAATTTTCATGGAATCCCTATTCGATATCACGAACAGGCTGATGCAG is a genomic window of Candidatus Gracilibacteria bacterium containing:
- the dnaN gene encoding DNA polymerase III subunit beta — translated: MRFRIGTLIFRKAIEAASHATGANNLTPILENILIEAGYKKLTVTGNNLEMAIEYIIEDGVDVEVEGKFTISSKFLTSYIALIQDDEVTVELEKGGSLRFATKGSDTKFKGASAEKFPVIPSLVKNSPLTIETKDLKVAIEKTLFSTADGAIRPVLAGIYLKPTEDALIFASTDSFRLSELRVAGNGNNATPVIIPKKTAQELLRIVNEEGESNAIELYFHENQLLAVRGNIRLSSRLLSGKFPEYDGFFPKEHSTKTTLLRNDLTTSLKQANLVARENNYNTRIRSKHEGVVEISTGDTEVGASSISLTGSVEGHEEIIGINAQYLLEVLSVMKEDYISFEYKSALSPIVIKGVPAEDGKYSYRHLIMPLKI
- the pheS gene encoding phenylalanine--tRNA ligase subunit alpha; protein product: MLSLLNTLEKRVIDNLSQIDSEESLVEYKNTILGKTGELTVILKGLKDLSNEEKATVGKRANEIRDSLSGAIENRKNVIKRTEIESKLREEWEDMTIPLTPENGSLHPITQVRMDVEDTFRRMGFDIYESTEVTTEYLNFDAVNVAKNHPARDMQDTFWLEGDGNVLATQTSCMQNLLLKNQEPPIRVIIPGRVFRNEDVDATHENTFYQVEGIVVDKNIGMGHLKFTIKTMLSDLFGKEVTIRMRPGYFPFVEPGVEVDFSCPFCDGEGCRICKKSGWIEFMGAGLIHPNVIREGGLDPEIYSGFAFGFGLNRLVMIKYGIPDMRYFQNPDIRFLRQF
- a CDS encoding DUF4143 domain-containing protein, translated to MFQRNTYIDKFKEILLTSEKQYIVLVGDYGVGKTHLLNTLKEDGTLSDSETLFLDPFDTELQEKLGVKEESISTIILDSEHGVDIDYIRTFIESYQTDCRVIFTAEQKIDDERVEDFLLPFVSFREYSETMGAPINMGEIMNGAADIHAVNTAKDEYIHLGHLPRHIGNPETISSDFFEICTDMKSEMYDKEYEQFIEFFRALAMETGNCFKADKLAKLLGITRRKVNKYMEILLKKNVIKPVGAWVQDMETETSRHVKIYFSDLSIYRSLLSDMYYQGAMKMGAIENFIYLEIERKLHDSHDIYYYRKKSGSEVTFILEDKMTKKVTPIEVVSRDSSAISQAMKSFDSEYHDRVERYMIMNESLTERKELSGIPVFILPHAAI